From a single Stigmatopora argus isolate UIUO_Sarg chromosome 4, RoL_Sarg_1.0, whole genome shotgun sequence genomic region:
- the LOC144072829 gene encoding malate dehydrogenase, mitochondrial-like isoform X1, producing MVDGLLQDPNEVGTKTCTLGDQMEISTPNEHGREQSGLVKYRAKSKCHLGVTNNLMSCILVSNLENRSSISLSRSLSTSSQNHAKVAVLGASGGIGQPLSLLLKNSPLVSQLSLYDIAHTPGVAADLSHIETRAHVKGYMGPDQLDAALQGCEVVVIPAGVPRKPGMTRDDLFNTNATIVATLADACARNCPEAMICIIANPVNSTIPITSELMKKHGVYNPNKVFGVTTLDIVRANAFVAELKGLDPARVSVPVIGGHAGKTIIPLISQCTPKVEFPADQLSALTGRIQEAGTEVVKAKAGAGSATLSMAYAGARFTFSVLDAMNGKEGVVECAFVRSEETECKYFSTPLLLGKNGIEKNLGLGKLSAFEQKLVADAIGELKGSIKKGEDFVANMK from the exons ttggaacaaaaacctgcacactCGGGGACCAGATGGAAATATCAACACCAAATGAACATGGCAGGGAGCAAAGCGGTCTTGTGAAATACAGAGCGAAG AGTAAATGTCACCTGGGCGTGACAAACAACTTGATGTCATGCATCTTGGTGTCTAATTTGGAGAACAG ATCGAGCATCAGCCTCTCCAGGAGCTTGTCCACATCTTCCCAGAATCATGCCAAAGTGGCCGTGCTGGGAGCGTCTGGCGGAATAGGCCAACCCCTGTCTTTACTGCTCAAGAACAGCCCCTTGGTGAGTCAACTCTCCCTCTACGATATCGCCCACACCCCGGGTGTTGCCGCTGACCTGAGCCACATCGAAACAAGAGCCCACGTCAAGGGCTACATGGGTCCCGATCAACTCGACGCTGCGCTTCAAGGTTGCGAGGTGGTCGTCATCCCCGCCGGTGTGCCCAGGAAGCCCGGCATGACCCGTGACGACCTCTTCAACACCAACGCGACCATCGTAGCCACCTTGGCCGATGCCTGTGCTCGTAACTGCCCCGAGGCAATGATCTGCATTATTGCCAACCCCGTTAACTCCACCATCCCAATTACATCGGAGCTCATGAAGAAGCACGGAGTGTACAACCCCAATAAAGTGTTTGGGGTCACCACCTTGGACATTGTGAGAGCCAATGCTTTTGTGGCTGAGCTCAAAGGCCTCGACCCGGCCCGGGTCAGCGTGCCTGTTATTGGCGGTCACGCGGGAAAGACCATCATCCCCCTGATTTCCCAGTGCACCCCCAAAGTGGAGTTCCCCGCCGACCAGTTGTCCGCCCTGACCGGCAGGATCCAGGAAGCCGGGACGGAGGTGGTAAAGGCCAAGGCCGGAGCTGGTTCCGCTACCCTCTCCATGGCGTACGCCGGCGCCCGCTTCACCTTTTCCGTCTTAGACGCCATGAATGGGAAGGAGGGCGTCGTCGAATGCGCTTTTGTCCGGTCAGAGGAGACGGAGTGCAAGTATTTCTCCACGCCTCTCCTCCTGGGCAAGAACGGCATCGAGAAGAACCTCGGTCTCGGCAAGCTGTCCGCCTTCGAGCAGAAGCTGGTGGCCGACGCCATCGGTGAGCTGAAAG